The genomic segment AAACAAAGTGTTACTTACTGGGATCAAGAAGTTCCATAGTGAGCCCAAGTATATCTAGATCCGGTGTAGAGGGTGCCATGTTGTTACCCCCTGGTGCACCGGGTCTGCCCATGTTACCCCGGTAAGCTGCTGAACCACCCATGTGGCTACTTTGCTACAAGgtgaaataaagagagagagaaggggttAGGGTGGAGAAAATGTAACAAAAACCAAGCAAATAACtgtagttatttttttttaaatcttgccttattttactctttcctTCATTTGTCTGCAGaatatttctaaaatattaGGGAGTCATAAGTCAATAAAGAATATACTATCAATCAATATACACAGATATTTGATAAGCATTGTTTTACAAAGGAATATCTAGGTAATATAATACCATTCTGATTTTAAAGTGCACCTAACAACGTCTCTGAGCACTACAAATATCAAACTAATAGGAAGTTTTTATATAGACAATTTCGTTTGCTTATTAAAGCACCTTGTTAAAAGTCAGAGCCACATCTTTCCTGCAGGAATCCTGtaaggcccccattccacagaggggAGACCTGTGAAGGACCTCTCAAAGACCAAAAATTGGCaaggtcttacagcagtctccaagatcactgaaatttgtcatatctgtggaatggctcagaaagacccctcaaagatctctgaaagactgatggatatttattgtcttactggtctttgactagtcctatagagatctctaaatggtctttcagagatcttttttgcaacaagtgatctttcagaattctttccatggactctgcctggtctttcaataatctttcaatgatctctcatgagtcttacagtgatctccgcaaaaatcttgagagactgccgaaagatcatGGAAAAACTAATAGGAattttgaaagttcattgaaagaccactgaaagactgctgaaaaACCATCAAAAGACTATTTTTTTGTAAGACCCctgaaagactgttttgaaccgtttcaaagAGTTTTGGAGATCATGGAGACCACTGAAAGATCCATCAGGAATCGTGAAAGACCCCTTGTTGAAAGACCCttgaaagatcaagcaagtttcatggtcttacagcagtctttcAATTAAAAATCATCACAAAGAATTAAAGCACAGACTTTGACGAGTTGCCTTTAgccacacaaaaataatgactaTAAATCAGAATACTCCATAAGAGAAGAAACAGGTACCTGTCCAGGAGCACTGGCAGTTGACGGGACACTGGTCGTTGATGTTACCGCCATGGTCTTCATCCCTTGCtggtgttgctgctgctgctgttgtggTGGTTGTTGCTGGTTTTGGGAGGTGGGTTGGGGGATTTGCTGCTGTGTTTGCTGCTGTGGAGTGGTGGTAGTGGTTGAGGTGGTTTGGTTTGGGTTGTTGCTGTTGTAGCTGATACTTGCAAGGCTTGGCAGGTTGATGGGAGTGGGGATGGAGGTGGGCATCGGTAGTCCAGGTCGGATTCCACCACCAGCCTGGTATTCAATCATAAAGGAATAGAGAGgatatttgcatttttatttgatcGATGTGTTCTTCAGGGCTTATATCAATCGAAGGCCATCAGAGGCCTCTGGTGCCCTTTTTATTAGCCTTAATGCCCCTCTCATTGGCCTTGGAGATATGTTGTACATTTTTGTATCTTCTTCCCCCACTTGTCCTGTAATATTAAATGTGCCCTACAGAAAAGTGGCCTTGCCCTGAATGTGTCAAATAGAATGGTGTTCCATGATTCTACATACATAATATAAACATACATACTAAACACAACAGTCCGAACAAACAGCCTGTGAGAAAAAGCATGTAGTGGAGATAAATCAATCAGTGCTTACTCACCTGAGTTGTggtcatgtttccaactggagTACGCCGATTCCTCGCTGAGCTTGTCAAGTCCATGTTGGGTTGCATACTACCAAACATGTCAGGTCCCATACTGCTCTGTCCCATACCCTGTGACATGCTTCCTGGTGTCATGGTACCAGCACCGCTCATCTGCTGCTGATTCATCCCCGGAGGTACCATCCCCGGATTACTGGCGGTACCTTGGTTGGGGTTCATCTGACCATTGTTCCACCGCATGTTACCCGGCGTCCCCGCCCCCGGACCGGCAGAAACCGGCATCTGTCCACTTCCACCAGGCATCTGACCTCCTTGCATGCTCCCCATACCGGAAGTCATCCCCATCGAGTTTGCCCGTTGTAGTTGCGGCTGTTGGAAGGGTTGACTGTACGGCTCAGGTTCCATGTTGCCCGGCGTCATCTGCTGCGGCATGCTCAGGCTACGGCTAAGCATGTGCTGCTTCATGCCCATGGCACCCATGCCGTGTCCCTGGCTCAGGTTGGGGCGGGGAATGTTGGGGTTGATACCAGTCGGCCTCATGCCCCCCATACCGGGATGCTGGTTGGGGTTCATACCCATGGATCCCTGGCCCGGGGGCATCATGTTACCCATACCTCCCATCCCTCCAAAGTCCTGGGGGTAGTTCTGCCCCCCTTGGTAGCCCATATGCTGGCTTTGAGGTGGCATCATCTGGCCGAATGAAGGTTGCCTGAAGTCTGCACCCGGTGCTCTGTGGGGATACTGCTGGGGGCCACCACCCATTTGATGCTGTCCCATTCCTGGCCCTCCACCCATCGGGTGGTTCATCTGATTGGGGAACATCATCTTCTGTTTGGGTGGCTAGATATGGAGGGGGGAGgataaaaatggaataatcactTTCATAAATCCAAGGTGAAACTGGTAATAACATAACTCATGTGGCACCCTTTAGGAAAAGATTAACATTCAATTTATACCACATAACCAAAAATGCGAGATGGCTGAAATTAACACTTAGGTCTGTTATATTGGTTTTCCAATTACAAACATAATCACAATATAATATAAGTGGTAACAATTTAAACAGAACATCAAGGCAATAACACTTCCCATAATAATGacaaatataactgttttaaatCACTTTGGATAGTTTGATAATTCAAATTATCCATAATTGACctttttcaatatatatttcCACTGCTTATCTAAAACCCAGAGAACACATGCATGATAAAGTATAGACAGAACTTGCTACACAATTATAAAACTGAGATTGGAAAAAGGTCACGGGAAAGAACgcaaagggaaaaaaatcaaaggatGCAGTCTGTTACCTGTATGCTGACATTAGGTGGAACAATGTTGTTTGATGCAGAGAACTCATTGTAGCCTTGTGAATCCAtctgaacaaaatgaaaaaaggtatAAATTAAATCTGATGGAAATACAAAAGGTCTTGAAGGAGAATTAATCATCAATTATTGCTTCCAAAACAATGTAAAGTATGTTTTGGTGAAAAGGGAGAGGGGGGTAGATCAAACAATATAAGAGGTACTTCCATGAAAAGTAGAAGAGGTAGATGTATGTTGCCCACcggaaaacattaaaaaagagaaTTGCAAGTCTTAGAAAATGAAGGggccattttttttacattatcactacatttttttaatatccttATCAAGGACAACATTTGTTGTACAAATTCGAACTTGATGCAATGttcaaaaaaggtaaaaaagaagggaaaacaaaattgagagAAAGAATGAATGCTCCTTTTTTCCGATAGAAGATATGTCCTTCAACTATTAAGCCCTTCACCCATTAACTAGACAGAATATGGCAGAAACTTTGCATCTCTCAATGCCAATTATAATCACTTTTTTGTTGGTGGTTGCAACTTTTCCCGCAACACCGACCTGTGGTCCCGAAAAGGTCTGTTGTTGAGATTGCTGGTGCAGCATCATAAGATTCTTCTGTTGTTGctgttgctgttgttgctgctgctgctgttgctgttgttgttgttgttgcaacATCctttgctgctgctgctgctgctgtgcTTGCTGTTGTTGAAGCATCTGTTGTTGCCTTTGTTGTTGCAAGTTCCACATCTGCATGAGGAGAGCAATGTAAAATAAAACGATTCAGAAACTTGACTCATCTGCAGATGCTTGAAGTTGCATACACACGGCTACACTCCCTATTCTACACAGACAGAAAATGTTTATGCGCACACTCGTatcattttagccattttatgatCTGAGCCACTGGAACTATGCCTGGGATTatcatctggggcccgtttcatgaagagttacaactgttgtaactttgccattatggcaactaccatggtaaccttgattttgactggctgctgagccctgttgccatggtagttgccataatggtaaagttacaacagttgtaactctttatgaaacaggcccctgataaCATATCAGAGCTCTTTCGTATTGTTTCTGTATTTGATTTTGCTCTCTGTTAAATCTTGCAATGGCTTTTGATAAaagcaagaagaagaaaaatttgaGCAAGTCTTTAATGTTTTGCAactcatttctcttcaaatccACACAGATGCTTTCTTCCTTGATAAGTATTCTCATGCACAGTTTTTTTTCTGATGGAGAGGAGTATATTTTACTAGTTGAGTTCCAATTACAAAACTGAAATTCATAGATTTAATCATTgataaacataattttcattcataattttgaaatgaagcaTTGATAATGGAATCTTTTCCAATATAGCTCATTAAATGTATCCACTGGGTTAAAACTTAAGTTTTGCCAGAATGAGCCATCACAGAACATAAACTTCCAAACATGAACTATATTTGATATTACTCTAGGATTAATGTCAATAACATATTTCTACTATGCAATCTGTTCTctcatgatttttgttgttgtaatatCTATGTGTAAAGGCATCACTAATGGACCTTCAGCAAGAGGCCATTATGACTTCCAAATTACCATCTCTATCAAACTAACCTGTTGCTGTTGTGGCTGCTGGGGCTGCATCATCTGATGCTGCTTCTTGTTCTGCTTGAGCATCAGTGCAGCTCTTAATTGTCTTTGCCTGGATGGAAACATCCCAGGTCCTTGCATAGCACCACCTGGCCCACCCATGCCCTGCCCCATGGCATGCTGCTGCTGGCCTTGCTGCGGCGGCATTCCATACCCTTGCCCCATGTGCGGAATGTTTGTCGGTGTTGGGTACCTTGGTCCTTGACCCTGCGGCCCACCCATCATCATCCCTGGCATGTTCTGGCCAGGCATTCCCATTtgatgctgctgctgttgttgctgctgttgtGACATGCCCGGCTGTTGCTGCTGAGACTGATACCCTGGCATGCCCGGGTTGCTGCCACCCATCCCTGACTGGAAGTTCCCTTGTGGCATGCCTGGACGGGGTACACCTGGCTGAGTCAACAGATCTGTGATAGGTGACACCCTGGTATCCACGTTGCCTCCTGGAGTCTGACCTTGTGAACCTGGTGTTCCATGCCGATTTGGAAGCTGGGTAGGTCCCTGCTGCTGTTGCTGCGGTTGTTGTGGCATTCCTCCAGCTGAGTCTGTAGAGCCTGTACCTCCATTGTTCAGACCGAAGGCACTCTCTATCTCTGGCAGCGGAATGTTGCTGCTCTTCAAGAACTGCTCAAACTGTTCAAGGAGCTTGACATCATCTTCGGACATGGGTTGCTCTGGTGTTGAATTCTGTGAGAAATATCAGCATAAAATCAACACCATAgtaaaaattaatgtaaaatcaaaatattcatataaaatcattcatataaGAGAATGTAGGTACATAAAAACAGAGCAGGAAAACAATTCAAGAAACTCATACTTTTTTCACGGATGACAATCAGTGtaaaaaagatattgaaaataatatacaataataCATTTCTAAATCTTTACAAATCACTAACTGCTTTATAATTAACAGCATCCATCATTGTTTCAGTTTCCTCTAATTGTTAAAAAGAGCTTAACTAGAAAAGACCTCCAAATACTACCAAGTGTGCATGAGTACTTTCCATATTGAAATACATATAAAGAGATTCACTTACAGCTTGTTGCTGGGAATTTTGTgattgctgctgctgttgttgctgTTGACCTCTCAACATCTGTTGCGCCGCCATGCTCTGAGCAGCTGTCATCCCACTATCTACTGGTGCAGTCTGGTTAGGAGGAGCCATCATGTTGTTCATTGACTTGGGCACCTGAGATTGAGGGCCCCCAGATTGGTTGTTCCTTTGATTAGGTCTACCACCCTGACCAGGCATGCCACCCAGCATGCCCTGCTGCTGTTGACCAGTCATCTGAGGGGGCATGCCAGAGCCACTCGATGACATCTGGTTGCTTTTGCCATCCTTGGTTTGGAACGGTGGTCCAGAGCCACCATGCAGATTGGGCTTCACTTGCAATTCATTTCCTGTGAGAGTGTCATTACCAGAGTTTTCTATTTCTCTCAAGAGATCATTCATGGCACTATGCTTGTTGGGGTCATTGTCTTCAAGGGTCTCAAAGGCTTGGATCAACTGCTTCATGATAGCATCAGGATCTTCCAAACCATCCCCAATATCGCCTCCAACACCGAGACCTAGGCCACCATCCTGTGATGAGGGCATGTGGGGTTTGGTCGTCGTTACCGTCGGGCTTGTCGTGGAGTCCTGCGAACTCTTCCCTTCATCGTCGCCTTTCATGCCCTTCACAATGTTATTCACAGAGGAATCATCATCCATAAGGAGCTGTTGTAATAACACATACtgccctttctttttcttctgttgGTTGGTAGCATTACCACCATTACTGCCGTTTCCTCCATTACCACTACTGCTGGTACACTGTCCATTGTTGTTTGACTCTGGCTCTGCATCGCCTTTCTTCCATATCGTCGTTGTGGAAACCACTGTACTACTTACAAACTCTGGCTGCTCTTTGGGCAAGAGTCCCGTGCCAAACATCACCTTCTTGTTTCCTTCCAACAACCCTCCAAGGATCTTTGGGGTCTTCTTATTTTGTGAACCATCTTCATCGCCTTCTTGACCTTTGGGTTTCTGAACTGGCACCTTGACAGCCTTCTCCATCATGTTGCGTAGGGAATTGTTGTCCAGGACTTCATCGTTCTCTGGGAAGCGCTTGACATTCTTCTGCGAGCCAGGAGTTGATGATCTGTTTTTGCTACTGTCAGGATCACCCTGGGTTTCTGTGAGGGGAATGGTTTGGTAAATAATGTGAGTATCTGTCCATTTTAAtgttaatataaaataaaatagaatgaaatgAACCAACAAGCTGACTTCATAAGTATGTCTTAATACTCAGATATTGACCGAAGAAGAACTATTGTATCAACAGTTGATCTCTAAATTCAACATCTGACCACTATGATGAAGGACTTTCCACTCTTGATTCAGACACATCTAATAAAGCTCAatggtcccgtttcataaagctctttgTAAGTTATGCTATACATTGAACTATAACTATAcattaaccctatcttaactgggctatttcggaccagtatatactgggggggggggggtcaatttgacccctcccccctcaGATCTTGGCTGCTGATTGCGCAatcgccgcaaaaatttgcaaacTACAAGAGTGTATagtgaaattttcaaatttttttttatttttattttttattaattatgcaaataagcatatgaaatttgccataaatttggttttttgtgtatgtatttgcctttaactcaatttatatagctagtagaatgctaatttttggtgggagtatcaattattacatttctaacaaatatctaccaaaaaatagcaaaaatataattaatttcttatgtattttattgttttttaaattcttatgtatttctttgtattttcaaacctttgttttttattgtttttcccgATAAACTTTGTCGAGGACCCTTTTGAGATCATatatagcataaaataaatccatttaaaccaacaaaactaaaaataatcatacatttatgatttttggtcgaaaaacacaatttgcattgactttttacatggaatcacgtttttgagcaatttctggtctgacatgcacttacaaaacgttgcgtaattttggaactgcgtacccgggcgtcgcaaatttggtctcaaaagatgcgcaagacttaaaagtaaaaagtcagagagcggcgcagtcaaaaaaatttgtgcgacggcgtagtgacaaaatttgttgaggggtgtcaatttgaccccccccccccagtttaataaggctTAAGCTATAATCACAGCTCTGTGCGTGAACAAAATATGTTCTTAAGTGCATAGTAAAGTTCCGTATCATTTTTATTCCAATAAACTAAGTTGAAATATGATCTTGCAGATTAATATTCTTGTTGTTAGCAAGTATATATAAATGCAAGTctgtcaaaatttgaaattcagtcCCAGTTTGGAACACAATCAAAACTCTATGATTTCTCCCTTAGACAAGAACATGTTCCAGACAtgcataacttacaaacaacGTGATggctcttcccccccccccttacccaGCAACTGCATGATCCATTGAAATAGACAATATCAAGTAAAATCATCATGACAGTCTCGTTTTCATCGGAACTCCCTTTTTCTGAGGGGAGGAGGTATAACTAAAAGCCGTTGCACATGATAAGGTaatgattacatgtacatggcacAACTTACCATCTTTTTCTTTGAGGAGATCTTGCAACAAGTTATCATCCTTGCTGTCTCCATCTTTTTCATTGGTATCAGGGCTTGGGTTCA from the Lytechinus pictus isolate F3 Inbred chromosome 1, Lp3.0, whole genome shotgun sequence genome contains:
- the LOC129260696 gene encoding neurogenic protein mastermind-like, yielding MQEDLIGTSIYSYVHVGDHNPFTKCLHPSTSTATSSIWAPDAGNAPQCGRNRSFKCRMQVKPENDESLGAERYDTMMCTAILKPAINKESNSSNSDAEGTVHLFCIARRALPEEHNSISDAMEEFTTKLSREYVIQSVDLSRVKGLSFSQEEMLQQTIFKYCHASSRTELKNRIDEAMEKGKSLMPMYKFQLSKDNWVNIQTSFYTTHHHSGQLEYVVCVHTVMRDMDPNRNTPVTSLPSTNVNPAPHPTNMNNMSNMKTEQLLKVFSNQRQGMSHQKIMQLKNLVQQKQQQHQQQQSQAGMWNGSGGGAVGVVAGGGGPAGPVCGAGGVGGGGGVGGVAGNGGVLNPGVNMMGRGNMAMNGGQGGAGGTAGSMLSGNMNYNSNQMSGMGPVMGDNALYNRGMSGGTNPNMMFNRGVAGGGSGGGAGTPGTNGGPGDMTKRNKMPPAATATTGSLRGNQDNTDDVFLPENNQGNMYKMMNNSGPSRGNQGNNRLDDSGSLNPSPDTNEKDGDSKDDNLLQDLLKEKDETQGDPDSSKNRSSTPGSQKNVKRFPENDEVLDNNSLRNMMEKAVKVPVQKPKGQEGDEDGSQNKKTPKILGGLLEGNKKVMFGTGLLPKEQPEFVSSTVVSTTTIWKKGDAEPESNNNGQCTSSSGNGGNGSNGGNATNQQKKKKGQYVLLQQLLMDDDSSVNNIVKGMKGDDEGKSSQDSTTSPTVTTTKPHMPSSQDGGLGLGVGGDIGDGLEDPDAIMKQLIQAFETLEDNDPNKHSAMNDLLREIENSGNDTLTGNELQVKPNLHGGSGPPFQTKDGKSNQMSSSGSGMPPQMTGQQQQGMLGGMPGQGGRPNQRNNQSGGPQSQVPKSMNNMMAPPNQTAPVDSGMTAAQSMAAQQMLRGQQQQQQQQSQNSQQQANSTPEQPMSEDDVKLLEQFEQFLKSSNIPLPEIESAFGLNNGGTGSTDSAGGMPQQPQQQQQGPTQLPNRHGTPGSQGQTPGGNVDTRVSPITDLLTQPGVPRPGMPQGNFQSGMGGSNPGMPGYQSQQQQPGMSQQQQQQQQHQMGMPGQNMPGMMMGGPQGQGPRYPTPTNIPHMGQGYGMPPQQGQQQHAMGQGMGGPGGAMQGPGMFPSRQRQLRAALMLKQNKKQHQMMQPQQPQQQQMWNLQQQRQQQMLQQQQAQQQQQQQRMLQQQQQQQQQQQQQQQQQQQKNLMMLHQQSQQQTFSGPQMDSQGYNEFSASNNIVPPNVSIQPPKQKMMFPNQMNHPMGGGPGMGQHQMGGGPQQYPHRAPGADFRQPSFGQMMPPQSQHMGYQGGQNYPQDFGGMGGMGNMMPPGQGSMGMNPNQHPGMGGMRPTGINPNIPRPNLSQGHGMGAMGMKQHMLSRSLSMPQQMTPGNMEPEPYSQPFQQPQLQRANSMGMTSGMGSMQGGQMPGGSGQMPVSAGPGAGTPGNMRWNNGQMNPNQGTASNPGMVPPGMNQQQMSGAGTMTPGSMSQGMGQSSMGPDMFGSMQPNMDLTSSARNRRTPVGNMTTTQAGGGIRPGLPMPTSIPTPINLPSLASISYNSNNPNQTTSTTTTTPQQQTQQQIPQPTSQNQQQPPQQQQQQHQQGMKTMAVTSTTSVPSTASAPGQQSSHMGGSAAYRGNMGRPGAPGGNNMAPSTPDLDILGLTMELLDPTYNKDEKNVGLEASKGMGPGQANSYVSQPDSTGPVRPGGTSSYAENQARQDARKRYQEFVEISNAKEAPDATTRASNLFRNQLKQRPGGMMPGQGQGGFPPGADEMGGHEVEGKGSSLLQKLLLD